In Arcobacter sp. LA11, the genomic window TAATATTATTTATTAGTCAACTTGCTTTGAGAATAGATAAAGATATAAAAAGTGTATTGAAAAATGAAAAAAAAGTAAGTATTAAATTGAAGTATGATTACACAAAATTTGAAGAATTAAGTTTAATAACAATTAATTCAAACTATTTGTTTTTCTGGGATAAAGAGAAAAAAAAGTCAATAGTAATACCTTTGTCTAGAATTTCAAATTTGGATAGTATTGAAATAAGAGAGTGAGCATTTTAAAAAAAGCGTTAAGAAAAATCTATATAAATTTGTAAAGAAATTTGAACTGTTTGAGCAGAGCGAGTTTTCAAATTTTAGAATTTCTATCTATTTTTTAGTTTTTTGGGAATCTGTGAACGCTTTTCTTTTGGTTCTTTTCTTTATTAAAAAGAAAAGAATGAAGTTATTCCACAATCCCACTCATACAAGTAACATCAACACCTTGTTCTCTCCAAGCTTTTACAATCTCAAGTAATCCAATACTATCACTAGGCATATGAGGAGCAATAATTATATTCCCAATATTTTGCTCTGCAACTGCTTTTTTCACATCTTCAGGAACATGCATAGCTATTATCGTACCAACACCTGCTTCAAAATATGATTTATAAACATCTACTCCACCATTTGTACCACCTGCCATAAGAACTTCTATCTTTCCTGCATAGTCATCATTTGAGCCAACTCTGATTACTGGTTGTGCAACTTTTCCTTGGTAATATTCCCATGAGTTTAGTTCTTCTATTATATTTTTTAGTTTTGTTTTTGGTTTATTTTTAAAGGCTTTATCAAGTTTTGTTTGTACTATCTCTTCTGTTATAAAATCAGCTGGAATATGTATATTTAAATATGGCATATTCATAAGTCTTGCAGCTGAGCTTACTCTATCATAGTTTGAGGCATGTCGTCCAAGGTCTACACTTGTTTGTTTTTTCTTTAGAGCTTTTTGAGCTTTATTTATTGGAACGCCTGCTTTTACCATTCTATCTATTTGTACATCCATAACTTTTGCAAAATCAACTACACATGAGTCAGCTTTTGGATGATGACTTACTACACAATCAAAGCCTAACTCTTTTGCTAATAATAGCTCAGGAGTTTCCATATCTATTCCGATAAGTACTTTTTTTATATTATCACCTTCAACTATTACATCTGTGTCAAAAGGTTTTTCTTCTAGTTTTGCTAGTTTTAAAGCTGTGTTCATCAAATCATTTGTATTCATATTTTTACCATTTTATTAAAATTTATTTTTTAAGATTTTTATATTTGACATTTTATTAAAGTCAAATTTTCTTTTATCTGTATTTAATGCATATTTGTCATTAAGAAGCTTTAAACTTAAAGGTTTAACTTTCGAAAAGTTTTCATTGTCATATGAAAAGCTTATGTAGTTTCTATCTTCTACTGCTTTTTGTAAAAATCTTAATTCTATATTCATAGTGAGATTATACTCATAATTCCTTATATAAAAAATATCATATCATTTAATTAAAACTTAAAATAAACTTATAAGATTTTTTCTTATTAATAATGCTTCTCACTAGGAGTATAATTAGAAAAATAGAATAAACAGAATAATTTTCTGTAGTAAAGGATAAGTCATGAAAAATGGAATTTATTTATTCGTGGTACTCTTCCTTGGTATCATGGGATATTTTGTTGTCAATCATCTAATGATGGCTGAAAGTGTGATGTTAGCTGGAATTATGTTCTTGATTTTTAGTGGAACAATAGTTTCTTTAATTACTCATTATAAAAAACGAGATGAGATGAGTTCAGCTCAAAAGTTCTTAAATATTGTCTATGTTGGAATGTTTGCCATTTATGGTTTTGTTTTAGGAACAACTTTGATGTATTCGCCTATGGCAGAGATGTCAATAGCTAGATTTGAAGGTATACCATTTATTATTGCAAGTATTGCTTTAGTATATGGAATAGTATCTTTTATAAAATCAAAGGTTTTAACTCATCATTAAATAAAAAGTAAGAGATAATATGCTCTTACTTTTTAGCAATAGTTTTTATCTTTTGGTGAGAGATTATTAAACAGTACTATCTTATCTAGTCGTATTTTTTGATTATTAGCTAATATTACAAATTCTTCTTTATTGCTAGTTTTAAAATCTACAACCTTAGTATTTATAGTTTTTTTATTTTCTTTATCTAAATAAACTATTTCACAATCTATTTTTTTTACAGCTGCTGCTTCTAGTTCATCATAAAAAGCACAGGGTATTGGGATATAATCATTTGACATAATATTCTCTTTTTAATAAAATTGGATTATTATATAATATTTTAATTTTATTAGGAACTTTTTTATGTTGATATTTATATATTTTTCTATTGCTGTTGGTATTTCATTTTTATGTTCTATTTTAGAAGCTGTTTTTTTATCTATAACTGCTTCACATGTTGAAATGACAAAACAAAAGAATGAAAAACTAGGTATTTTGATGGAAAAGCAGAAAAACAATATTGATTTTTCAATAGCTGCTATTTTGACTTTAAATACTTTTGCGCATACTTTAGGTGCAGCTGGAGTTGGAGCTGAGGCTGCAAAGATGTTTGGTGAAGAATATATGTTTTATATCTCTGCTTTTCTTACTTTACTGATTTTAGTTTTCTCTGAGATTATACCAAAAACTTTAGGTGCTTATTATTGGAAAAGTTTAGCTGGTTTTTCTACAAGAACAATAAAGTTTCTGATTTTTATAACTTATCCTATTCTTATTGTTATGAATAAAATTACTAATGTAATAACTCCAAAGAAAAAAGAGACTATTACAAAAGAAGAGATAATTGCAACTGCAAATATAGCTGAAGAAACAGGTGTTTTAAGAGAAAGAGAAAGTGATATGATTGAAAATCTTTTACAGTTACATGAGATAAAAGTAAGAGATATATTTACTCCTAGAAGTGTACTTTTTAGTGTACAAAGAGATATATTAGTAAATAGTTTTAAAGAGCAAGGTCTTATAGATCTAGATAAATTTAAAGAGTATTCTAGAGTTCCTATTTTTAATAAAAATATAGACGATATTATTGGTGTAGTTATTTCAAAAGAGTATTTTCATGAGTATATTGAGAATAACCTAGAAGAAAAAAATGAGATTATAAAACCTATTTTTAGTGTAAATGAAAATATCCCAGTTTCAAAACTTATAGATATGTTTTTATTAAAAAAAGAACATATGTTTATAGTTGTTGATAACTATGGTCAAACTGAAGGAGTTGTTACTCTAGAAGATGCTGTTGAGACTCTTTTAGGTGTTGAAATTGTTGATGAACTAGATACAAATATAGATATGAGAGAAGTAGCAAGAACTAAAATGAGAGAGATAAGAAGAATAAGAAATAAAGCTTAATAGATTTAACTATTTAAACACAAATAGAAACTTTATTTCTTCCTTTATTTTTAGCTTCATAAAGGGCGCTGTCAGCTCTTTTTATTACCGTATCCATAGTATCGTCTTCTTTTGAAACAGTAACTCCAAAACTAGCTGTTTTATTTCTAATTTCTTTAAAATTATGGTTTGCTATACGTAATCTAAAGTTTTCCATCAAGTTAGATACACCTTTTATATCAGACTCTGGACAAATTATTAGAAACTCTTCTCCTCCAAATCTTCCCACAAAATCTGTTTTTCTAAGATATGCTTTTAAAATATCAGCAATTTCTTTTAATACTTCATCTCCAATTTGATGACCATAAGTATCATTGACATCTTTAAAATGATCAATATCTAAAATAGCAAGACCAAAGGTTCGACCAAATCTTTCACTTCTATGAAGCTCATTTTGTAATAATTCTTCTAGTTTTCTTCTATTGTATAGATTTGTTAGCTTATCAGTAATTGAAAGTCTTTTTAACTCTTTATTTTTTTCTTCAATATCTTTTTTTGCTTCTTTTAGTAGTTTGTTAGCTCTTATAATTTTAGTATTCCAATAGATAATAAGAAGTATCAATAATACTGCTGCTATAGCTATTTTCCAAACTAAATCATAATTGATATTTTTTTCATATTTTATTGGAACCCATTTTGTAAAAATTTCTCTATGCCATTCATTGGTAATAGTATTTACAGTTTTTTGTAAAATATTCAATAAAGTTTCGTCTTTTTTTACTACGGCAATTGA contains:
- a CDS encoding CNNM domain-containing protein, encoding MLIFIYFSIAVGISFLCSILEAVFLSITASHVEMTKQKNEKLGILMEKQKNNIDFSIAAILTLNTFAHTLGAAGVGAEAAKMFGEEYMFYISAFLTLLILVFSEIIPKTLGAYYWKSLAGFSTRTIKFLIFITYPILIVMNKITNVITPKKKETITKEEIIATANIAEETGVLRERESDMIENLLQLHEIKVRDIFTPRSVLFSVQRDILVNSFKEQGLIDLDKFKEYSRVPIFNKNIDDIIGVVISKEYFHEYIENNLEEKNEIIKPIFSVNENIPVSKLIDMFLLKKEHMFIVVDNYGQTEGVVTLEDAVETLLGVEIVDELDTNIDMREVARTKMREIRRIRNKA
- a CDS encoding Rho-binding antiterminator codes for the protein MSNDYIPIPCAFYDELEAAAVKKIDCEIVYLDKENKKTINTKVVDFKTSNKEEFVILANNQKIRLDKIVLFNNLSPKDKNYC